Proteins from one Methanofastidiosum sp. genomic window:
- the tsaA gene encoding tRNA (N6-threonylcarbamoyladenosine(37)-N6)-methyltransferase TrmO: protein MEEIKLKPIGLVHSPFKEPIGVPKDSSDGMDYKGTIEIFSEYRNGLKDLDGFSHILVLFYFHKSEYSHLIVKPYLDDHLRGVFATRSPHRPNFIGLSVVELLKIEDGILHIRGIDMIERTPVLDIKPYIPEFDSNEGIRIGWLEGKI, encoded by the coding sequence ATGGAAGAAATAAAATTAAAGCCTATAGGCTTAGTTCATTCTCCTTTTAAGGAGCCAATCGGAGTGCCAAAGGATTCAAGTGACGGAATGGATTATAAAGGAACTATTGAGATATTTTCAGAATATAGGAATGGTTTAAAAGACCTTGATGGATTTTCACATATCTTGGTTCTTTTTTATTTCCATAAATCAGAATATTCTCATCTTATAGTCAAGCCTTACCTTGATGACCACTTAAGGGGTGTATTTGCCACAAGGTCACCCCACAGACCAAACTTCATTGGATTATCTGTAGTTGAGTTATTGAAGATAGAAGATGGAATCTTACATATAAGGGGAATTGATATGATAGAAAGAACGCCAGTCTTGGATATAAAGCCTTACATCCCGGAGTTTGATTCAAATGAAGGAATTAGAATAGGGTGGCTTGAGGGAAAAATATAA